From a single Paramormyrops kingsleyae isolate MSU_618 chromosome 14, PKINGS_0.4, whole genome shotgun sequence genomic region:
- the max gene encoding protein max isoform X3 encodes MSDNDDIEVDSDEESSRFHSVADKRAHHNALERKRRDHIKDSFHSLRDSVPALQGEKASRAQILDKATEYIQYMRRKNHTHQQDIDDLKRQNALLEQQVRALEKAKGTTQLQGSYPSNDSSLYTNPKGSTVSAFDGGSDSSSESEPEELSPRKKQRVESS; translated from the exons ATGAGTGACAACGATGATATCGAAGTTGATAGCGAC gaagAATCATCGAGGTTTCACTCAGTG GCGGACAAACGGGCGCACCACAACGCCCTGGAGAGAAAGCGCAGGGACCACATCAAAGACAGCTTCCACAGCCTGCGGGACTCAGTACCGGCCCTGCAGGGCGAGAAG GCATCCCGAGCTCAGATCCTAGACAAAGCCACAGAGTACATCCAGTACATGAGAcgaaaaaaccacacacaccaGCAGGACATCGACGACCTGAAGCGGCAGAACGCCCTCCTCGAGCAGCAGG TCCGGGCCCTGGAGAAAGCCAAGGGCACCACACAGCTTCAGGGCAGCTACCCCTCCAACGACAGCTCCTTGTACACCAACCCAAAGGGCAGCACCGTGTCAGCCTTCGACGGCGGCTCTGACTCCAGCTCCGAGTCTGAGCCTGAGGAGCTGTCTCCCAGGAAGAAGCAACGAGTGGAGTCCAGCTAG
- the max gene encoding protein max isoform X1, translating to MSDNDDIEVDSDEESSRFHSVADKRAHHNALERKRRDHIKDSFHSLRDSVPALQGEKASRAQILDKATEYIQYMRRKNHTHQQDIDDLKRQNALLEQQAAGCLSVCLPRWAPPVRALEKAKGTTQLQGSYPSNDSSLYTNPKGSTVSAFDGGSDSSSESEPEELSPRKKQRVESS from the exons ATGAGTGACAACGATGATATCGAAGTTGATAGCGAC gaagAATCATCGAGGTTTCACTCAGTG GCGGACAAACGGGCGCACCACAACGCCCTGGAGAGAAAGCGCAGGGACCACATCAAAGACAGCTTCCACAGCCTGCGGGACTCAGTACCGGCCCTGCAGGGCGAGAAG GCATCCCGAGCTCAGATCCTAGACAAAGCCACAGAGTACATCCAGTACATGAGAcgaaaaaaccacacacaccaGCAGGACATCGACGACCTGAAGCGGCAGAACGCCCTCCTCGAGCAGCAGG CGGctgggtgtctgtctgtctgtctgcctcgaTGGGCGCCGCCAGTCCGGGCCCTGGAGAAAGCCAAGGGCACCACACAGCTTCAGGGCAGCTACCCCTCCAACGACAGCTCCTTGTACACCAACCCAAAGGGCAGCACCGTGTCAGCCTTCGACGGCGGCTCTGACTCCAGCTCCGAGTCTGAGCCTGAGGAGCTGTCTCCCAGGAAGAAGCAACGAGTGGAGTCCAGCTAG
- the max gene encoding protein max isoform X2: MSDNDDIEVDSDADKRAHHNALERKRRDHIKDSFHSLRDSVPALQGEKASRAQILDKATEYIQYMRRKNHTHQQDIDDLKRQNALLEQQAAGCLSVCLPRWAPPVRALEKAKGTTQLQGSYPSNDSSLYTNPKGSTVSAFDGGSDSSSESEPEELSPRKKQRVESS; encoded by the exons ATGAGTGACAACGATGATATCGAAGTTGATAGCGAC GCGGACAAACGGGCGCACCACAACGCCCTGGAGAGAAAGCGCAGGGACCACATCAAAGACAGCTTCCACAGCCTGCGGGACTCAGTACCGGCCCTGCAGGGCGAGAAG GCATCCCGAGCTCAGATCCTAGACAAAGCCACAGAGTACATCCAGTACATGAGAcgaaaaaaccacacacaccaGCAGGACATCGACGACCTGAAGCGGCAGAACGCCCTCCTCGAGCAGCAGG CGGctgggtgtctgtctgtctgtctgcctcgaTGGGCGCCGCCAGTCCGGGCCCTGGAGAAAGCCAAGGGCACCACACAGCTTCAGGGCAGCTACCCCTCCAACGACAGCTCCTTGTACACCAACCCAAAGGGCAGCACCGTGTCAGCCTTCGACGGCGGCTCTGACTCCAGCTCCGAGTCTGAGCCTGAGGAGCTGTCTCCCAGGAAGAAGCAACGAGTGGAGTCCAGCTAG
- the max gene encoding protein max isoform X4 gives MSDNDDIEVDSDADKRAHHNALERKRRDHIKDSFHSLRDSVPALQGEKASRAQILDKATEYIQYMRRKNHTHQQDIDDLKRQNALLEQQVRALEKAKGTTQLQGSYPSNDSSLYTNPKGSTVSAFDGGSDSSSESEPEELSPRKKQRVESS, from the exons ATGAGTGACAACGATGATATCGAAGTTGATAGCGAC GCGGACAAACGGGCGCACCACAACGCCCTGGAGAGAAAGCGCAGGGACCACATCAAAGACAGCTTCCACAGCCTGCGGGACTCAGTACCGGCCCTGCAGGGCGAGAAG GCATCCCGAGCTCAGATCCTAGACAAAGCCACAGAGTACATCCAGTACATGAGAcgaaaaaaccacacacaccaGCAGGACATCGACGACCTGAAGCGGCAGAACGCCCTCCTCGAGCAGCAGG TCCGGGCCCTGGAGAAAGCCAAGGGCACCACACAGCTTCAGGGCAGCTACCCCTCCAACGACAGCTCCTTGTACACCAACCCAAAGGGCAGCACCGTGTCAGCCTTCGACGGCGGCTCTGACTCCAGCTCCGAGTCTGAGCCTGAGGAGCTGTCTCCCAGGAAGAAGCAACGAGTGGAGTCCAGCTAG
- the fntb gene encoding protein farnesyltransferase subunit beta, whose translation MEEEVTQLRCFREYHKSELFKDDGVETVTSVEQKKVEGTIQQVLSAYLQNHKIPQPELLRDQHCAYLKRGLRHLSDAYECLDASRPWLCYWILHSLELLDKPVPTSISSDVCQFLARCQCPTGGFAGGPGQQAHLAPTYAAVNALCIIGTEEAYSVIDRQKLLEFLYSVKQPDGSFVMHVGGEVDVRSAYCAASVASLTNIITSTLFAGTPGWIVSCQNWEGGLGGVPGLEAHGGYTFCGMAAMVILGKEDMLDLRTLLRWVASRQMRFEGGFQGRCNKLVDGCYSLWQAGLLPLLHRALYKEGELALSQASWMFEQQALQEYILLCCQNPAGGLLDKPGKSRDFYHTCYCLSGLSVAQHFGGRDVHLELVIGKDDNRLEPTHPVYNICPEKVTQAITWFQQQAVPMPREPASTS comes from the exons ATGGAGGAGGAAGTAACCCAGTTACGGTGTTTCCGGGAATATCATAAATCTGAGTTATTTAAGGACGACGGCGTGGAGACTGTGACATCAGTCGAACAG AAAAAAGTGGAAGGCACCATCCAACAAGTATTAAGCGCCTACCTGCAGAATCATAAAATACCACA GCCTGAGCTTCTGAGAGATCAGCACTGTGCTTATCTGAAGAGAGGACTACGCCATCTCTCAGATGCGTATGAG TGTCTGGATGCTAGCCGGCCCTGGCTTTGCTACTGGATCCTGCATAGCCTAGAGCTGCTGGACAAGCCTGTGCCCACCTCCATCTCCTCAGA TGTCTGCCAGTTCCTGGCGCGGTGCCAGTGCCCGACAGGCGGCTTTGCCGGTGGCCCAGGTCAGCAGGCTCACCTGGCGCCCACGTACGCGGCCGTCAACGCCCTCTGCATCATTGGCACTGAGGAGGCCTACAGTGTCATCGACAG ACAGAAGCTTCTGGAGTTCCTGTACTCCGTCAAGCAGCCCGACGGCTCCTTCGTCATGCACGTGGGCGGCGAGGTGGACGTCAG GAGCGCGTACTGCGCGGCCTCAGTGGCTTCCCTGACGAATATCATTACCTCCACGCTGTTCGCCGGGACGCCTGGCTGGATCGTCAG CTGCCAAAACTGGGAGGGGGGTCTGGGCGGCGTGCCAGGCCTGGAGGCTCACGGTGGGTACACCTTCTGTGGCATGGCGGCCATGGTCATCCTTGGGAAGGAGGACATGCTGGACCTCAGAACCTTGCTG cgctgGGTGGCCAGCCGGCAGATGCGCTTCGAGGGGGGCTTCCAGGGACGCTGCAACAAGTTAGTTGACGGCTGCTACTCCCTCTGGCAAGCAGGCCTGCTGCCCCTTCTACACCGAGCGCTCTATAAGGAAG GTGAGCTAGCCCTCAGTCAGGCCAGCTGGATGTTCGAGCAGCAGGCCCTGCAGGAGTACATCTTGCTCTGCTGCCAAAACCCTGCCGGTGGCCTGCTAGACAAGCCTGGAAA ATCCAGGGATTTCTATCACACCTGCTACTGCTTGAGCGGCCTGTCTGTAGCCCAGCACTTTGGCGGTCGGGATGTTCACCTGGAGCTGGTTATCGGAAAGGATGACAACCGCCTG GAGCCGACGCACCCCGTCTACAACATCTGTCCTGAGAAGGTGACTCAGGCCATCACGTGGTTCCAGCAGCAGGCCGTCCCCATGCCCAGGGAGCCGGCCAGCACCTCCTAG